CGAAATCGAATCCATTTATCATAACTAGAGGAGGAACTACACCATAAAAACCCAAAGCGATAGAATTAAAAGTAAGCCATACATCCCCAGAAGCTAGTAAAAGTAAAACTCGGTTTGATGAAGATTGTATTTTTACAGGACATCAACTTATAATAAGTGGTTATGGTGTCAAAAGTACTTAGCTTTACATTCGCATACAATATATAGACATGGATGCTTTAGTCATAGCTATACATTTTATGTGATTTAGTAAACTTACTTTTAACACTTTAACCATCAGATCTGAAAAGAACAGAATATCAGTTGACTCAAAATGTTTGAATCCTCGAATTACATTTGATGGCCTAAATAGGTTTGTATCTTATTAATAAATAAATGTGTCATCTATTAAATAACAAAAGAAATACTATCTATGGAAGATGAAGAAATTTTATAAAAGAACTGGATTCATCATATCGGAATTGTGATGAATTTTATTTGACATCGGGTAATAAACTAGAGGTGCACATTGTAACTCATAAAGGTAACCTTTGTTTAGTTTGTTCAGATTTAACGTTTTATCAAGCTAAAGAATGGGAGTTAAGCCTTTTAGTTTTTTCTGTAATCGTATAGTGTTATAAAATTCTATATATTCATGGATTGCTTTTTCTAATTCTTTAATACTATGAAACTTATTTAAATAGTACATCTCTGATTTTAATGTACCCCAAAAACCCAGAAATTTAGTCTCAAAACTCTGAAATCATTCATTTTCCTAAAATTCTAGTTGCTTTTTAAAATGTCACAAATTGGAGTATTTTACGGCATTTTCATGCTATAATAGTACAACACGGAGCACTGAAAATGAGAAAGAATTACTTTGCAAAAATGGTTAATTATATAAAGAAAGTATATAAAATTGAAAGTGGGCTTAAAAATCTTACGGATGATAGAGTGAATCCAACATACAAAACTGACCAGATCATATTACCAGTTTTACTGGGATTCATATTAAGAATCAGAAGTTTTAACGAATTAAACCAAATGTTATAAGTGATGTAGTTGAGGTTAATTCAATAAGGAAAGATCATATTTCGACTAGACTATACCGCACTCGGCTCTGTGAATAAAACAGGTGTACATATATGTATAATTAGTAAGAGGTGAATAATGGAAACCAACCTGGTAAATGGGAACATTCTAATTAAAAAAAATGGCCAATATTTTATAGAACAACATAATTTACTTATTCATAATCATAGAATCGTTGAATTTGATACTTCTAGGACTGTCACACATACAATTGATATGCGGGGCAAGCTTATAATATGTTCATTTTTTAATATCCACTGCCATCTAGGTGAAAGTATATTTGGAAATATTGATGGAGACGATTGGACTTTGGAAAAATATCTTGATTACACCAAAGACTATAATGATTCTCGCTCAAAATCAGAGCAGCAGGCAGAATGGAATAAAAGTGCTAAGTACACCATAGAAGCAAATATTAAAAATGGAATCTCTGGATTTTGTGCAGCAAGATCAGGGGAAATATCGGAACAATACGGTATAAACAACATGGCCGGATACCCTTTGATGAAAAGTGAAAAATTAAAGACATTTACAGAAGCTGGACTAAATGGTTTTTTATTATATAACAAAAAATTTAAAAGTGAGACATGTAATGTGGGTGTTTTTTTCCATTCTCTTTACGCTAATGACCGTGAGACGTTAGAAGTTGCAACTCAATGTATAAGCAAAGGGGCAGAGTTTATCTCTATACATATATCGGAAGATGCAAAGACGAGACAAAGAGAAGATATGATGTATGGTAAAGAAGCGGTGTACGTACTCGACGAGCTAGGACTTGTAAATGAAAAAACAATTTTAGTACATTGCGGATATACATCAAATAATGCTTTGAAAGTTGTGAGTGAAAGAAGAGCTACAATTGCTATATGTCCGATATCTAACATCTTTTTGAATACTAAAATGCCAAATGTGTATGATTTGGAGCAGATGAATATCAAGTGGTGTTTAGGAACAGATGGGTTGGGAACTGGTAGGAGCTTTTCGCTTATCGAA
The nucleotide sequence above comes from Natranaerovirga pectinivora. Encoded proteins:
- a CDS encoding amidohydrolase family protein, with protein sequence METNLVNGNILIKKNGQYFIEQHNLLIHNHRIVEFDTSRTVTHTIDMRGKLIICSFFNIHCHLGESIFGNIDGDDWTLEKYLDYTKDYNDSRSKSEQQAEWNKSAKYTIEANIKNGISGFCAARSGEISEQYGINNMAGYPLMKSEKLKTFTEAGLNGFLLYNKKFKSETCNVGVFFHSLYANDRETLEVATQCISKGAEFISIHISEDAKTRQREDMMYGKEAVYVLDELGLVNEKTILVHCGYTSNNALKVVSERRATIAICPISNIFLNTKMPNVYDLEQMNIKWCLGTDGLGTGRSFSLIEQAKMLKKYYGSIADIKILQSITEIPASIYNRKHYSGIIEEGRLSEFVVIEEQRTNVDTVLKDLFEGNLNWKMMRI